A section of the Delphinus delphis chromosome 1, mDelDel1.2, whole genome shotgun sequence genome encodes:
- the H2BC21 gene encoding histone H2B type 2-E, with product MPEPAKSAPAPKKGSKKAVTKAQKKDGKKRKRSRKESYSIYVYKVLKQVHPDTGISSKAMGIMNSFVNDIFERIAGEASRLAHYNKRSTITSREIQTAVRLLLPGELAKHAVSEGTKAVTKYTSSK from the coding sequence ATGCCTGAGCCGGCAAAATCCGCTCCCGCGCCCAAGAAGGGCTCGAAGAAAGCTGTCACCAAAGCTCAGAAAAAGGACGGCAAAAAGCGCAAGCGCAGTCGCAAGGAGAGCTATTCCATCTACGTGTACAAAGTGCTGAAACAGGTGCACCCGGATACCGGCATCTCGTCCAAGGCCATGGGCATCATGAACTCGTTCGTCAACGACATCTTCGAGCGCATCGCGGGCGAAGCGTCGCGCCTGGCGCATTACAACAAGCGCTCGACCATCACCTCCCGGGAGATCCAGACGGCCGTGCGCCTGCTGCTGCCCGGCGAGCTGGCCAAGCACGCCGTGTCCGAGGGCACCAAGGCGGTCACCAAGTACACCAGCTCCAAGTGA
- the LOC132436261 gene encoding histone H2A type 2-C: MSGRGKQGGKARAKAKSRSSRAGLQFPVGRVHRLLRKGNYAERVGAGAPVYMAAVLEYLTAEILELAGNAARDNKKTRIIPRHLQLAIRNDEELNKLLGKVTIAQGGVLPNIQAVLLPKKTESHKAKSK; the protein is encoded by the coding sequence ATGTCTGGCCGCGGAAAGCAAGGAGGCAAGGCCCGCGCCAAGGCCAAGTCGCGCTCGTCCCGCGCAGGTCTGCAGTTCCCGGTGGGGCGAGTGCACCGTCTGCTACGCAAAGGCAACTACGCCGAGCGGGTGGGGGCCGGCGCGCCGGTGTACATGGCGGCAGTCCTCGAGTACCTGACCGCGGAAATCCTGGAGCTGGCGGGCAACGCGGCCCGAGACAACAAGAAGACGCGCATCATCCCTCGTCACCTGCAGCTGGCCATCCGCAACGACGAGGAACTGAACAAGCTGTTGGGCAAAGTCACCATCGCCCAGGGTGGCGTTTTGCCCAACATCCAGGCCGTTCTATTACCAAAGAAAACTGAAAGCCACAAAGCCAAAAGCAAATAA